Part of the Synergistaceae bacterium genome is shown below.
CTTGATTAAGGTCATTAAAAGAATCTCTTTTGGGATTCCTAACTTCATGAATGTACGAAGAAGAATATTGTTTTGTAGTGCGATAGGAAGATAGAAAAATGAATATAAATAAAAAGGGATAGGAGATGTTTAGTCTCCTACCCCAACATTTGACACAGAACCTAAAAAGTCCTCTTTTGGGGAAATCTTGTTTTATTAAATTGTTATCTAGGAATCCTACTTATCTTTTCGTTCATATCAAATATTTTCATACCCCTGTCGTAATATTTATTTGATCCCCTTGTTCAAGTTTATGGATATTCAAAAATGATTGTTCCCCATTATATCCACCTCTATGACCAGCTATTACACTTAGTATATTTTTTTCATCTGTTGGATAATCAGTACTTTCTACTATACCAACACCTTCCCTTAGTTCTTTTTTACTTGTTCCTGAAAATATTGGCAGTGTAACACCTAACTTATTTATTTCAATGTAGCCTATAGCATTGGAGATGATGATTTCATCATCTCCATCAACTTCTCTATGCTGTGTTTTGTCATTTAGATTCTCCACTAAAACTTTGTTCTCTTGCTTATTAGTATTAGAAATATTAACTTTTTTGTTGTCTTGGAGAACATCTAACTTTGCATTTTTGATAAAAGTAACTTTATCTCTTTCAATTTCATTTTTTCTATCTTCTACTCTTATACTAGAATAAGCAAAATAACTTATAGAGAGAATAACAAGCAGAATACCCGCTACTTGTAAA
Proteins encoded:
- a CDS encoding sortase; the protein is MREKKGLKKLNFLQVAGILLVILSISYFAYSSIRVEDRKNEIERDKVTFIKNAKLDVLQDNKKVNISNTNKQENKVLVENLNDKTQHREVDGDDEIIISNAIGYIEINKLGVTLPIFSGTSKKELREGVGIVESTDYPTDEKNILSVIAGHRGGYNGEQSFLNIHKLEQGDQINITTGV